Proteins encoded by one window of Effusibacillus pohliae DSM 22757:
- a CDS encoding helix-turn-helix domain-containing protein, with protein MLAKRLSMLRGTKTQQEVADALGISRARYAHYESGRNEPDLDTLVRLADYYHVSLDYLLGRSDILKEEKEYYKIRLLKEAREIAELFQQDPDSHKFWLAYKKASPEQRKNFLRTWNIMMQLDKKQGQ; from the coding sequence ATGCTCGCGAAACGTCTGTCCATGTTGCGCGGTACGAAGACACAACAGGAAGTGGCTGATGCACTTGGCATTTCTCGAGCTCGATACGCCCACTATGAGTCCGGCCGTAACGAACCGGATCTCGACACGCTGGTTCGGTTGGCCGACTATTACCATGTGTCGCTTGATTATCTGCTCGGTCGCTCGGACATATTGAAAGAAGAGAAGGAATATTACAAAATCCGTTTGCTGAAAGAAGCCCGCGAAATCGCGGAACTGTTTCAGCAAGACCCGGATAGCCACAAATTTTGGCTGGCTTATAAGAAAGCGTCTCCCGAGCAGCGCAAAAATTTTCTCCGCACGTGGAATATCATGATGCAGCTGGATAAGAAACAGGGACAGTGA
- a CDS encoding helix-turn-helix domain-containing protein, with the protein MAKERTSRNLTQEQVAMQLGISTIYLRKLEGGQSKPGRETMLKLERFYGVPARELFPDIFSEISSPSSSQRKR; encoded by the coding sequence TTGGCAAAAGAACGGACATCCCGCAACCTGACACAGGAGCAGGTGGCCATGCAGCTTGGCATTTCGACCATTTACCTCAGAAAATTGGAGGGAGGACAATCGAAACCAGGGCGGGAGACGATGTTGAAGCTGGAGCGTTTCTATGGAGTGCCTGCACGAGAATTGTTTCCTGACATTTTTTCTGAAATTTCGAGCCCTTCATCTTCCCAAAGAAAGAGGTGA